A single region of the Sphingomonas sp. LY29 genome encodes:
- a CDS encoding GNAT family N-acetyltransferase, which translates to MDEPGMHPVACGQNWSFHEGELDRDDVAALLALHFTEMRGGSPPSACHVLDLDSLRSPTIRFFSLREERRLLGVGALRSIEPGHGEIKSMRTAADALGRGVGSAMLAHLVATAKEMGMARLSLETGNSPLFDAANRLYLRDGFAVCGPFADYRPTDFTTFYTRRLD; encoded by the coding sequence ATGGACGAACCGGGCATGCATCCCGTGGCTTGCGGTCAAAACTGGTCGTTTCACGAAGGCGAACTGGACCGCGACGACGTGGCGGCGCTGCTGGCGCTTCACTTCACCGAGATGCGCGGCGGATCGCCGCCCAGCGCCTGCCACGTGCTCGACCTCGATTCGCTGCGGTCGCCCACGATCCGCTTCTTCAGCCTGCGGGAAGAGCGGCGATTGCTCGGGGTCGGCGCGCTTCGGTCGATCGAGCCGGGCCACGGCGAAATCAAGTCGATGCGGACCGCCGCCGATGCCCTGGGCCGCGGCGTGGGCTCGGCGATGCTTGCCCACCTCGTCGCCACCGCGAAGGAGATGGGGATGGCGCGCCTCAGCCTCGAAACCGGCAACTCTCCCTTGTTCGACGCGGCCAACCGGCTCTACCTGCGGGACGGGTTCGCGGTTTGCGGACCCTTCGCCGATTATCGGCCGACCGACTTCACGACCTTTTACACGCGCCGACTGGACTAG